The Pedobacter roseus genome contains a region encoding:
- a CDS encoding sensor histidine kinase, translating to MSDFTNKFQYLCMGVFPEPNNEHLRLKALQSYGVLDTLPDIDLDELTVLASEICQSPIALISLLDDKRQWFKSHFGLNTTETPKEQAFCSHAIMQPTELMIINDARFDHRFANNPLVTGNPNIVFYAGVPLVNSEGFPLGTLCVIDRKPRELSEQQQKSLRILAKQVMTQLELKRKVVELEKANSVLEETNEFIRQFALSAAHDIKNPLSSIKMTSQMLQKRLLKSGDTDNLKLVDMSLSSAQKLLNLVDDMLNYSFKPELLTSAQAEIHLHELLERISTMIKVDTGVNITFPTLTQPIYCSTIAVEQIFLNLLTNAIRYNDKAAVEIKIMFEESDHQYHFEVHDNGIGIDNLHLTRIFDKHVTLNKTDRFDQKGTGIGLASVKNLVEKMNGQIVVESEPGLGSIFKFSLGKIKS from the coding sequence TTGTCTGATTTCACAAATAAATTTCAATACCTCTGCATGGGCGTTTTTCCTGAACCTAATAATGAGCATTTACGCTTAAAGGCGCTACAATCTTACGGGGTTCTGGATACGCTTCCAGATATCGATCTTGACGAACTTACGGTTTTGGCTTCCGAAATCTGTCAATCGCCAATTGCGCTGATCAGTTTATTGGATGATAAAAGACAATGGTTTAAAAGCCATTTCGGTTTAAATACGACAGAAACACCTAAAGAACAGGCTTTTTGTTCGCACGCCATTATGCAGCCAACCGAGCTGATGATTATAAATGATGCCCGTTTCGATCACCGTTTTGCTAATAATCCATTGGTAACCGGAAACCCGAATATTGTATTTTATGCTGGTGTACCTCTGGTTAATAGCGAGGGCTTTCCACTGGGAACACTTTGTGTAATAGACCGTAAACCACGCGAACTGAGTGAACAGCAGCAAAAGTCGCTCAGGATCCTGGCCAAACAGGTTATGACACAGTTAGAGCTTAAAAGAAAAGTTGTAGAACTGGAAAAGGCGAACAGTGTATTAGAAGAAACAAACGAATTTATCAGGCAGTTTGCACTTTCTGCGGCTCACGACATTAAAAACCCGCTGAGTTCGATAAAAATGACTTCGCAAATGCTGCAGAAACGACTGCTCAAATCAGGTGATACCGATAACCTGAAACTGGTAGACATGAGTCTTTCTTCGGCACAGAAATTACTCAACCTGGTGGATGATATGCTCAATTATTCTTTTAAACCGGAGTTGCTTACTTCTGCGCAGGCCGAAATACATCTGCATGAATTACTGGAAAGGATTTCGACAATGATCAAAGTTGATACCGGGGTAAACATCACCTTCCCTACTTTAACACAACCCATTTATTGCTCTACTATTGCTGTTGAACAGATTTTTTTAAACCTGTTAACCAACGCCATCAGGTATAACGACAAAGCAGCGGTTGAAATTAAAATCATGTTTGAGGAAAGTGATCATCAATATCATTTTGAGGTACACGACAATGGCATCGGCATTGATAACCTCCATTTAACCAGGATATTTGATAAACATGTTACCCTGAATAAAACCGACCGTTTTGACCAAAAGGGAACAGGCATAGGGCTGGCCAGCGTAAAAAACCTGGTAGAAAAAATGAACGGACAAATTGTGGTAGAATCAGAACCCGGTTTAGGCAGTATCTTCAAATTTAGCCTGGGTAAAATTAAGTCATGA
- a CDS encoding LytTR family transcriptional regulator DNA-binding domain-containing protein has protein sequence MIAIYFWFIGRNIPATSYFRYGFIVGFILSLNALYLIIGLVQYQNHQVKIRIPNKEKRTDIIDFNKDIVAIYPVGRGFIAVLKSGESIIWTKTIGESLKELPANEYFLINRSDIISRYVIEGYEPSHSRRLKLILKASFTSAREFYVSQRKAIEFKHWYKNDSKS, from the coding sequence ATGATAGCCATCTATTTTTGGTTTATAGGGCGGAATATCCCCGCAACAAGCTATTTTCGTTACGGCTTTATAGTTGGGTTTATTTTATCTCTTAACGCACTTTATTTAATTATTGGCTTGGTGCAATACCAAAACCATCAGGTTAAAATAAGGATACCGAACAAAGAAAAACGGACAGATATTATTGATTTTAACAAAGATATTGTTGCTATTTATCCTGTTGGACGCGGCTTTATTGCTGTTTTAAAGAGCGGCGAATCAATCATCTGGACAAAAACAATTGGGGAGAGTTTAAAGGAGCTGCCTGCAAACGAATATTTCCTGATTAACCGGTCGGATATAATAAGCCGTTACGTTATTGAGGGTTATGAGCCAAGCCATTCGCGAAGGTTGAAGCTGATTTTAAAAGCATCTTTTACATCAGCCAGAGAATTTTATGTAAGCCAGCGCAAAGCCATTGAATTTAAACACTGGTACAAAAACGATTCTAAAAGTTGA
- a CDS encoding RagB/SusD family nutrient uptake outer membrane protein encodes MKKLFCYLIAMTLVCGLNGCKKYLEAKPDSKLATLQSLKDLQSLLDDELRLNLTSVYSGEVSANDYYVTDVDLAALSKDGDRRMYNWEASNVFQSTSNDWYYSYLPVYYGNSILESLPNIERNNSNSVDYDNIKGQAYFFKGLGMFSASAIWCQAYDESTAEQQLGLPIRTGTDFNVPSVRSNLAATCQQLIADLKQAAALLKVKQVHVMRPGKIAAFAMLSRAYLYMNKYSEATLYADSALQLNNQLLDYNTLTASAENPVREFNTEVLMHLSINTPAILNPSVAKIPNELYTQYKIGDLRKTIFFKSAANNTWTYKGSYTGNLNLFCGPAIDEMYLNRAEGYARAGKLTEALADLNQLLVKRWSKTAVYIPYQSNQQETVLNWVLTERRKELLMRGLRWMDVKRLNRMGANIDMARSMNSNGKTLKPNDLRYALPIPESIINLSGIEQNP; translated from the coding sequence ATGAAAAAATTATTCTGTTATTTAATTGCCATGACCCTGGTATGCGGTTTAAACGGCTGCAAAAAATACCTTGAGGCAAAACCAGACTCTAAACTGGCTACCTTGCAAAGTTTAAAGGATTTGCAATCCTTACTGGATGATGAATTACGCTTAAATTTAACCTCTGTTTATTCTGGTGAGGTCTCCGCAAACGATTATTATGTTACCGATGTCGATTTAGCGGCTCTTAGTAAAGATGGCGACAGGCGAATGTACAATTGGGAAGCCAGTAACGTTTTTCAAAGCACTTCTAACGATTGGTATTATTCGTACCTCCCGGTATACTATGGGAATTCGATATTGGAATCGCTGCCCAACATCGAACGTAACAACAGCAATAGTGTTGATTATGACAATATAAAAGGGCAGGCTTACTTTTTTAAAGGCTTAGGTATGTTTTCTGCATCAGCAATCTGGTGCCAGGCTTATGACGAAAGTACCGCGGAGCAACAACTGGGTTTGCCAATTAGAACAGGTACCGATTTTAATGTGCCATCGGTAAGATCGAACCTTGCGGCTACCTGCCAGCAGTTAATTGCCGATTTAAAACAAGCCGCTGCTTTATTAAAAGTTAAACAGGTGCATGTGATGCGCCCCGGTAAAATAGCTGCATTTGCCATGCTCTCGAGGGCTTATTTATACATGAATAAATATAGCGAGGCTACCTTATATGCCGATTCGGCGCTGCAGTTAAACAATCAGCTTTTAGATTATAATACCTTAACTGCCAGTGCCGAAAACCCGGTGCGCGAATTTAATACCGAGGTGTTGATGCATTTATCGATAAATACACCTGCAATACTCAACCCCAGTGTGGCAAAAATACCCAACGAGCTATACACACAATATAAAATTGGTGATTTAAGGAAAACAATATTTTTTAAAAGTGCAGCTAACAATACCTGGACATATAAAGGAAGTTATACCGGAAACCTTAACCTGTTTTGTGGACCAGCCATTGATGAAATGTATTTAAACCGTGCCGAAGGTTATGCCAGGGCAGGTAAATTAACCGAAGCATTGGCCGACCTAAACCAGTTATTAGTGAAAAGATGGAGTAAAACAGCCGTTTATATTCCTTACCAAAGCAACCAGCAAGAAACAGTACTTAACTGGGTGTTAACCGAAAGAAGAAAAGAGTTGCTGATGCGTGGTTTAAGGTGGATGGATGTTAAACGACTAAACCGCATGGGTGCCAACATTGATATGGCCAGAAGCATGAATAGCAATGGCAAAACATTAAAACCAAACGATTTAAGGTATGCTTTGCCGATACCTGAAAGTATAATTAACCTCTCGGGCATAGAACAGAATCCTTAA